A portion of the Solidesulfovibrio sp. genome contains these proteins:
- a CDS encoding phage protease, with translation MELAQGTPLEMTPPPAGSAGPPVWVHILPVGRFQCRDGRGPFVMNDPQAVINNTVAYHGTADIPVDYDHQLLWTRNNGQPAPAAGWIKELAAKPDGIWGRAEWTQVAAARIVAKEYRYLSPVFLYDAAGTVMKIECVALVNNPALELTAIASAGFGTFGPPTLSAEERAVCSQLGLSEAEFYRANQRRQHEKAECARQVVEDHTICSMLGISLADYLHAKQQR, from the coding sequence CTTGAGATGACGCCGCCCCCGGCCGGAAGCGCGGGACCGCCTGTGTGGGTTCACATTCTGCCCGTGGGGCGATTTCAATGCAGGGACGGGCGTGGGCCGTTCGTGATGAACGATCCCCAGGCCGTCATCAACAACACCGTGGCGTACCACGGGACAGCGGACATCCCCGTGGACTATGACCACCAGCTTCTTTGGACCAGGAACAACGGCCAGCCGGCCCCGGCCGCTGGCTGGATCAAGGAGCTTGCCGCCAAACCGGACGGCATCTGGGGGCGCGCGGAGTGGACCCAAGTAGCGGCCGCCCGCATTGTGGCCAAGGAATACCGCTACCTGTCTCCCGTCTTCCTCTATGACGCGGCCGGCACTGTCATGAAGATCGAGTGCGTGGCCCTGGTAAACAATCCGGCCCTGGAGTTGACGGCCATCGCATCGGCTGGCTTCGGCACGTTCGGACCGCCGACCTTGTCGGCTGAGGAAAGGGCCGTCTGTTCGCAGTTGGGCCTATCCGAGGCCGAGTTTTACCGGGCGAACCAGCGCCGTCAGCATGAAAAAGCGGAATGTGCGCGCCAAGTCGTCGAGGATCATACGATATGCTCCATGCTTGGCATTTCCCTGGCTGACTATCTCCATGCCAAGCAACAAAGATAA
- a CDS encoding YbhB/YbcL family Raf kinase inhibitor-like protein — protein sequence MAMTLFSPAFAHEGDIPSRYACDGADLSPPFIFSGVPAGAASLALVCDDPDAPAGVWDHFVLYNLSPATPGLPEGLPEAARHPDGSLSGRNSWGRYGYGGPCPPRGVHRYYFTLYALGAMLDLPPGATKAEVLRAAKGHILASATLMGRYGRP from the coding sequence ATGGCCATGACCCTTTTCTCCCCGGCCTTTGCCCACGAGGGCGACATTCCGTCGCGGTACGCCTGCGACGGCGCCGACCTGTCGCCGCCGTTCATTTTTTCCGGCGTACCGGCCGGGGCGGCCAGCCTGGCCCTGGTCTGCGACGATCCCGACGCCCCGGCCGGGGTGTGGGACCACTTCGTGCTCTACAACCTGTCCCCGGCCACGCCCGGCCTGCCCGAGGGCCTGCCCGAGGCGGCGCGCCATCCCGACGGCAGCCTGTCGGGGCGCAACAGCTGGGGCCGCTACGGCTACGGCGGCCCCTGCCCGCCGCGCGGCGTCCATCGCTACTATTTCACCCTCTACGCCCTGGGCGCCATGCTCGACCTGCCCCCCGGCGCCACCAAGGCCGAGGTCCTGCGCGCCGCCAAGGGCCACATCCTGGCCTCGGCCACGCTCATGGGGCGGTATGGGCGGCCCTGA